A single window of Ktedonobacteraceae bacterium DNA harbors:
- a CDS encoding mechanosensitive ion channel domain-containing protein → MLNIVARIGLTVLTIVVALGIGLLLRRAVVHRLKDSELDDWLIQTLGALVILPLLLVAALASPIIITWDINQLTNVLQKVFPGATSQDIKNFALNLFWTLLIVLLALGLARTFMRIIVRRLAESRLDINMRILLGRISAILVLILAFFWILSLWEPALTVPVTVVGIITVAISIAIQDIVKDLVAGFYILIEHPFRIGDQISTANYTGRVEDVQLRATKLRIVSGEEVTIPNSLVFGGVVINNTFYDERRATISVTLAQEEFVQDETPALILKTLKEIADVMAKPEPRVTVSSMTGMVSGYTGSASGYTGKVVSLTVRFWIASGQLTTVTEVICRLRDALPNADLVVRESAGDV, encoded by the coding sequence ATGCTGAATATCGTGGCCCGTATTGGCCTGACCGTTTTAACCATAGTTGTTGCCCTGGGCATTGGCTTGCTGCTGCGCCGCGCCGTTGTACACAGGCTCAAAGATAGCGAGCTGGATGACTGGCTCATCCAGACGCTGGGTGCGCTGGTTATCCTGCCGTTGCTGCTCGTAGCCGCTCTCGCCTCGCCCATCATTATCACCTGGGATATCAATCAACTCACCAACGTCTTGCAGAAGGTCTTCCCCGGAGCTACCTCGCAAGATATCAAGAACTTCGCCCTCAATCTCTTCTGGACGCTACTGATCGTCCTGCTGGCCCTTGGACTTGCCCGCACGTTCATGCGCATCATCGTGCGCAGGCTTGCCGAGAGCCGCCTCGATATTAATATGCGCATCCTGTTGGGCCGCATCAGCGCCATTCTCGTACTGATTCTGGCCTTTTTCTGGATCCTCTCACTATGGGAGCCCGCGTTAACCGTGCCCGTTACCGTCGTTGGTATCATTACGGTTGCCATTTCGATAGCCATCCAGGATATCGTCAAAGACCTGGTGGCCGGCTTTTACATCCTCATCGAACACCCTTTCCGCATCGGCGACCAGATCAGCACGGCCAATTACACAGGCAGAGTCGAAGATGTGCAACTACGAGCAACCAAATTGCGTATAGTGAGCGGAGAAGAGGTGACGATCCCCAATTCACTGGTCTTTGGTGGCGTCGTTATCAATAACACATTCTACGATGAAAGGCGAGCCACGATCAGTGTGACGCTCGCACAGGAAGAGTTCGTGCAGGACGAGACGCCGGCATTGATTTTGAAGACGCTCAAGGAAATCGCTGACGTCATGGCCAAACCGGAGCCGCGCGTGACTGTGAGCAGTATGACCGGCATGGTGAGCGGCTATACAGGCTCGGCGAGTGGCTACACAGGAAAGGTTGTGTCGCTCACGGTGCGTTTCTGGATCGCAAGCGGGCAGCTTACGACGGTGACCGAGGTAATATGTCGCCTGCGCGATGCCTTGCCGAATGCCGATCTCGTTGTGCGTGAATCGGCCGGGGATGTATAG
- a CDS encoding ATP-binding protein: MPETPLIIISGPPGTGKTTLGKRLAKELSLPFIHKDGIKELLFDKLGWSDRAWSKKLGMATYALLFYFLETQLSAGRSCIVESNFHADFDTERFLNLKAKYDFEPLQIHCVASGEVLFQRFKDRAASSERHPGHVETANLEEFKPVLLRGRDEVMNLGGTVIELDTTDFATVDYEGLVKRVRLQIMGL; the protein is encoded by the coding sequence ATGCCTGAAACACCACTTATCATTATTTCGGGACCGCCCGGCACCGGCAAAACAACGCTGGGGAAACGCCTGGCGAAAGAGCTGAGTCTTCCATTCATCCACAAAGATGGCATTAAAGAGCTTCTCTTCGACAAGCTCGGCTGGAGCGATCGCGCGTGGTCAAAGAAATTAGGGATGGCCACCTATGCCCTGCTCTTCTATTTTCTCGAGACGCAGCTAAGCGCCGGTCGCTCATGCATCGTGGAGAGCAACTTCCACGCCGACTTTGACACGGAAAGATTTCTGAACCTGAAGGCAAAGTACGATTTTGAACCCTTGCAAATACACTGTGTAGCCAGCGGTGAAGTACTTTTCCAGCGCTTCAAAGATCGGGCCGCCTCAAGCGAGCGCCACCCCGGACACGTAGAAACCGCGAATCTCGAAGAGTTCAAACCGGTGCTGTTGCGCGGCAGGGACGAAGTGATGAACCTCGGCGGTACGGTGATCGAGCTTGATACGACGGATTTCGCGACCGTGGATTATGAGGGGCTGGTGAAGAGGGTACGGTTGCAAATTATGGGTTTGTGA
- a CDS encoding DUF951 domain-containing protein translates to MAPMQLNVGDRLRLRKPHPCGSYDWQVVRLGADIGLRCEKCGRRVLLPRAEVERRTKQILSRAADAGTLIDGDM, encoded by the coding sequence ATGGCACCGATGCAACTTAACGTAGGGGATCGGCTGCGTTTGCGTAAGCCGCATCCCTGCGGAAGCTACGATTGGCAAGTAGTGCGGCTGGGGGCCGATATTGGCCTGCGCTGTGAGAAGTGCGGTCGTCGTGTCTTGTTGCCTCGCGCCGAGGTTGAGCGGCGTACAAAGCAGATTCTTTCTCGCGCCGCCGATGCCGGTACACTAATCGACGGCGATATGTAA
- the nadD gene encoding nicotinate-nucleotide adenylyltransferase: MTKERRIGVVGGTFDPIHFGHLVIAEEVFATLHLAEMVFVPAGQPPHKPDRGITPPEQRLAMLELAIASNPHFTISRVDLDRPGPSYTVETLRLLREQWGEQTAIYFVIGWDSLEDLLHWYDPAGILEQLDYLVAVHRPGYKDGEDYINRLEERLPGIKQRLITLPAPQLEISATELRQRVADGRPIKYQVPEAVEQYIMQHGLYCKNRELNRQDDHDGHPHTERAHGTDAT, from the coding sequence ATGACAAAGGAGCGGCGTATCGGTGTCGTCGGCGGAACCTTTGATCCGATCCACTTTGGTCATCTTGTCATAGCCGAGGAAGTGTTTGCGACACTGCATCTTGCTGAAATGGTATTCGTGCCTGCCGGTCAGCCGCCGCATAAGCCGGATCGCGGGATAACGCCGCCAGAGCAGCGCCTGGCGATGCTGGAGCTGGCCATTGCGTCGAACCCGCATTTCACCATCTCCAGGGTTGACCTGGACCGTCCGGGGCCGTCGTATACAGTTGAGACACTGCGGCTGCTGCGCGAGCAATGGGGAGAGCAAACGGCCATCTATTTCGTGATCGGTTGGGATAGCCTGGAGGATTTGTTGCATTGGTACGACCCGGCAGGTATACTTGAGCAGTTGGATTATCTGGTTGCGGTTCACCGGCCTGGCTACAAAGATGGCGAGGATTACATCAACCGGTTAGAAGAGCGTTTACCGGGAATAAAACAGCGTTTAATTACCTTACCGGCGCCGCAGTTGGAAATCTCGGCCACAGAGTTGCGACAGCGTGTTGCGGATGGCCGTCCCATCAAGTATCAAGTGCCGGAAGCTGTCGAACAGTACATCATGCAGCATGGATTGTATTGTAAGAACAGAGAGCTAAATCGCCAGGATGATCACGACGGTCACCCGCACACGGAGAGAGCGCATGGCACCGATGCAACTTAA
- a CDS encoding MFS transporter, which produces MAVAAPQSGFRTLLRKRNFVLLWMAQLISMTVLNASNYAILVLIEEITGSTTLVGLAIISFSLPAVLFGAPAGVFVDHLNKRRVLWSSNCLRAIATFGFVVSLLLNRHELVTIYLLTFLISGIGQFFTPAEGSTIPMLVNEEELLPALSLFNITFMLAQALGFILLAPLVLSFLPTFTLLGIAIGPVVTLYAIMGVLYGVCALLVALIPSGLFAPARVEDKENLGTRSLSVIGNVWSETKQGWHFIRRNHLLFLAVIQLSFAGVLLLVIGELATPLVTKLFELPPSAMAFIFAPAGIGLVVGSVLMPEITRRLGKTRAVFTGTIILAVDILFLPFSTFVARFLEPHGWNTNPLLLIFVALVMFTAGFAIDLINVPAQTAIQELTPDWIKGRVLALQLMFYNACSIPVILFIGAIADLFGLAKVIYLISALIAGFGLWGRYYEHKPRRSRKEDEMIEVPGEQREPDKIRL; this is translated from the coding sequence ATGGCTGTGGCCGCGCCACAAAGCGGGTTTCGCACTCTCCTCAGGAAGAGGAATTTTGTGCTGCTTTGGATGGCGCAGCTCATCTCCATGACGGTCCTCAACGCGTCCAACTATGCGATACTCGTCCTGATTGAGGAAATTACCGGCTCAACCACGCTGGTCGGTCTGGCTATCATCAGCTTCAGCCTGCCTGCCGTCCTTTTTGGCGCTCCGGCGGGCGTATTCGTTGATCACCTGAATAAACGCCGCGTGCTCTGGAGCAGCAATTGCCTGCGTGCCATTGCCACGTTTGGATTCGTCGTCTCATTGCTACTCAACCGTCACGAACTCGTTACTATCTACCTGCTGACTTTCCTGATATCGGGCATTGGCCAGTTCTTCACGCCCGCTGAAGGTTCCACTATTCCGATGCTCGTCAACGAGGAAGAGCTTTTGCCCGCGCTATCCCTTTTCAACATCACTTTCATGCTTGCGCAGGCCCTTGGTTTCATCCTGCTAGCTCCCCTCGTCTTGAGCTTTTTGCCGACCTTTACGCTGCTCGGCATCGCCATTGGTCCGGTAGTGACGCTCTACGCAATCATGGGAGTACTCTACGGCGTTTGCGCGCTACTGGTTGCGCTCATTCCGTCCGGGCTTTTCGCGCCGGCTCGTGTTGAGGATAAAGAAAATCTGGGTACGCGTTCGTTAAGCGTGATCGGCAATGTATGGAGCGAAACGAAGCAGGGATGGCACTTCATTCGGAGAAACCACCTGCTTTTCCTGGCGGTGATCCAGTTGTCGTTTGCCGGTGTATTGTTGCTCGTCATTGGTGAGCTTGCCACACCGCTAGTCACCAAATTGTTCGAACTGCCGCCCAGCGCCATGGCATTTATTTTTGCGCCTGCCGGGATCGGTCTCGTAGTCGGTTCAGTCTTGATGCCTGAAATTACGCGTCGATTGGGTAAAACGCGCGCGGTCTTCACCGGCACAATCATCCTGGCTGTGGACATTCTCTTTTTGCCGTTCTCTACCTTTGTCGCGCGGTTCTTAGAACCCCACGGCTGGAACACCAATCCTCTTCTGCTCATATTTGTGGCGCTTGTCATGTTCACCGCCGGCTTTGCTATCGATCTCATCAACGTACCGGCGCAAACTGCCATCCAGGAACTGACTCCTGATTGGATCAAGGGCCGCGTCCTTGCCTTGCAGTTGATGTTTTACAATGCCTGTTCAATTCCTGTAATCCTGTTTATCGGAGCAATTGCCGACCTGTTCGGACTCGCCAAAGTAATTTATCTTATAAGCGCGTTGATTGCCGGCTTCGGACTCTGGGGCCGGTACTACGAGCATAAACCGCGTCGTTCCAGAAAAGAAGATGAGATGATAGAGGTGCCAGGGGAGCAGCGCGAACCTGACAAGATTCGACTGTAG
- the gluQRS gene encoding tRNA glutamyl-Q(34) synthetase GluQRS, which yields MPLLTKFERIRGRYAPSPTGDLHLGNLRTALLAWLFARCAGGQFVMRIEDLDRPRVRPGATQRMLDDLRWLGLDWDEGPDTGGPYAPYIQSERQDIYAFYLQRLIDRGLVYQCYCTRAEIARIASAPHGEEGPRYPGACRNLTPQQRSQYEANNRRPSLRFRVDDERIVSFADLLAGQVEQHVQQAVGDFIICRSDGIFAYQFAVVVDDALMGINQVLRGADLLASTARQILLYEALGFPVPTFAHVPLVLDEQGKRLSKREQSAGLEPLRAAGASPAQVVGALAASCGLLEEGEQISAAELLNRYKEKGYDIMRSKLMQFKSPEILRCAQNDMPWGVSF from the coding sequence ATGCCGCTTCTAACGAAATTCGAACGCATACGCGGTCGATACGCGCCCAGCCCGACGGGTGATCTACACCTGGGCAACCTGCGCACTGCCCTGCTGGCCTGGCTTTTTGCTCGCTGCGCCGGTGGCCAATTTGTGATGCGCATAGAGGACCTGGATCGCCCTCGTGTGCGACCGGGCGCAACGCAGCGTATGCTTGACGACCTGCGCTGGCTGGGATTGGACTGGGACGAAGGGCCGGATACCGGCGGCCCTTATGCGCCATATATACAGAGCGAGCGGCAAGATATCTACGCCTTCTACCTGCAACGTCTAATTGATCGCGGCCTGGTTTATCAATGCTATTGCACGCGGGCGGAGATTGCCCGCATCGCCAGCGCGCCACATGGCGAAGAAGGCCCGCGCTATCCCGGCGCCTGCCGGAATCTGACCCCGCAACAACGAAGCCAGTATGAAGCGAATAATCGCCGTCCCTCGCTGCGTTTTCGAGTCGATGATGAACGCATCGTCTCCTTTGCTGATCTGCTGGCGGGTCAGGTAGAACAACATGTACAACAGGCCGTGGGAGATTTCATTATCTGCCGCTCCGACGGCATCTTCGCCTATCAATTTGCCGTCGTGGTGGACGATGCTCTGATGGGTATCAACCAGGTGCTGCGGGGAGCCGATCTACTGGCGTCGACGGCTCGCCAGATTCTTCTATATGAAGCGCTGGGGTTTCCTGTGCCAACCTTCGCCCATGTCCCACTTGTGCTTGACGAACAGGGCAAGCGCCTGTCTAAGCGTGAGCAGAGCGCCGGTCTGGAGCCGTTACGCGCGGCAGGCGCATCACCGGCGCAGGTCGTGGGAGCGCTCGCCGCCTCGTGTGGGCTGCTAGAGGAGGGCGAGCAGATCAGCGCGGCTGAACTGTTGAATCGCTATAAGGAAAAAGGATATGATATAATGCGCTCGAAGTTAATGCAGTTCAAAAGTCCTGAGATTCTTCGCTGCGCTCAGAATGACATGCCTTGGGGCGTGTCATTCTGA
- a CDS encoding Maf family protein codes for MIEPLFLASASPRRRQILSLLGLPFITGVAPVDEDAAQARYRGPLEGLAEWLAKHKASAALTLPEAEGRLVITADTTVLLNDTILGKPRDVAHARELLLTLRNRQHHVVTGVAVSGTMNGSFAMRSASCITPVRMRAYSEVEIAAYIATGDPMDKAGAYGIQHPSFSPTGSINGCYLNVVGLPLCVLVDLLAEFNVYPVVPLPPAAGCPWSEKCRF; via the coding sequence ATGATTGAACCATTGTTTCTCGCCTCTGCCTCACCCCGGCGCAGGCAAATTCTGAGCCTGCTGGGTCTGCCCTTTATCACAGGCGTTGCGCCCGTGGACGAAGACGCAGCCCAGGCACGCTATCGAGGGCCGCTCGAGGGCCTGGCGGAATGGCTGGCCAAGCATAAGGCTTCTGCCGCGCTCACATTGCCAGAAGCCGAGGGGCGGCTCGTAATTACCGCCGATACGACCGTCCTGCTTAACGACACAATTCTTGGCAAGCCGCGCGATGTCGCCCATGCCCGCGAATTGCTGCTCACCTTGCGCAATCGCCAGCACCATGTCGTTACCGGTGTCGCCGTTAGCGGGACCATGAACGGCAGCTTTGCCATGCGTAGCGCCAGTTGCATCACACCGGTACGCATGCGCGCGTACAGCGAAGTCGAAATTGCCGCTTATATTGCCACCGGCGACCCCATGGACAAAGCCGGCGCGTATGGCATCCAACACCCATCATTTTCGCCCACCGGCAGCATTAATGGCTGTTATTTGAACGTCGTTGGATTGCCGCTCTGCGTGCTGGTCGACCTGCTCGCCGAATTCAACGTCTATCCTGTTGTGCCGCTGCCACCGGCGGCGGGTTGTCCCTGGTCTGAAAAATGCCGCTTCTAA